One Halobaculum sp. CBA1158 DNA segment encodes these proteins:
- a CDS encoding DUF3368 domain-containing protein, translating to MWVFDATPLIYLAKVDRLTLVQQLETSCGIPELVYEEVVTTGIEAGYPDARRIERSVEEGWFDIIAVETSPLRSRLQTNDNLSDADVAVLACAETHDGVALMDETYGRDVAAAEGITTRGTAYLVLTLAKQDAISVDEARTVIDAMIDDGWYCAPAVYTRIVQKLEEFSE from the coding sequence ATGTGGGTTTTCGACGCGACGCCACTCATCTACCTCGCGAAGGTCGACCGACTCACACTCGTCCAGCAGCTTGAGACGTCGTGTGGTATCCCTGAATTAGTCTACGAGGAAGTCGTCACCACCGGTATCGAAGCGGGATATCCGGACGCCCGACGTATCGAGCGCAGCGTTGAGGAGGGCTGGTTCGATATCATTGCAGTTGAGACGTCCCCACTCCGGTCACGACTCCAAACCAACGACAATCTCAGCGACGCTGATGTTGCCGTCCTTGCCTGTGCCGAGACACACGACGGTGTTGCTCTCATGGACGAGACGTATGGCCGTGACGTTGCCGCAGCTGAGGGGATCACAACCCGAGGGACAGCGTATCTCGTCTTGACACTCGCAAAGCAGGATGCGATCAGTGTTGACGAGGCACGGACGGTCATCGATGCGATGATCGACGACGGGTGGTATTGTGCGCCTGCTGTCTACACGAGAATCGTACAGAAGCTCGAAGAATTCTCGGAGTGA
- a CDS encoding UPF0175 family protein — translation MGTISARVPDELEAELDAYLEDENLDRSTAVRKLLSESLDEWQRQRALDRLAAGTITFSKAAELAGMSVWDFAQLANEHDITWVAEDHLDADLEAL, via the coding sequence ATGGGAACGATCTCGGCACGCGTGCCCGATGAGTTGGAAGCAGAACTCGACGCATACCTCGAAGACGAAAACCTCGACCGAAGTACGGCTGTTCGAAAGCTTCTCTCAGAAAGTCTTGATGAGTGGCAGCGCCAACGAGCACTCGACCGACTTGCGGCTGGGACCATCACGTTCAGTAAAGCGGCTGAGCTGGCGGGAATGTCTGTCTGGGACTTTGCACAGCTCGCCAACGAACACGATATCACCTGGGTGGCCGAGGATCATCTCGACGCGGACCTCGAGGCGCTGTGA